The Desulfonatronospira thiodismutans ASO3-1 region CATGGGAGGCGGCGGACACTCTTTTGCCGCCTCGGCCAACCTCAAGCATAAGACCCTGACCCAGGTCAAGGACGAACTGTTCGGTCTGCTCTATTCCCAGATCAACCCCCAGATACTTGTTTCGGATCTCATGTCCAGGCCTGCGGTAACCATAGAAGAGAATAAAAGCATCAACCTGGCCTCTGAGGTCATGACCCGTTTCGGGCTCAAGGCCATCCCCGTAACTGACAAAAATGGCCGGGAATGTGTGGGCATACTGGAGCATCAGCTGGCCGACAAGGCCATCGGTCACGGCCTGGGAGAAATTCCCCTGAGCGAGTACATGATCTCCAATGTTTTCAGTTTGACTCCCGGCGATGACATTTACCAGGTGATGGAAATCATCATCGGTCAGAGACAACGCCTCATTCCGGTAATGGAGAATGGTGCAATCACCGGGGTGGTGACCCGGACAGATTTGATCAACAATCTCATTAATGAACCGGCCCGCATCCCCGAGTCTTTGCTTCCGGAAAAAAAGCGGGAACGCAACATTAGACGCATGCTCAAAGAAAGGCTGCCCGGGGAAATATATTCCCTGCTCAAGTCCGCCGGCCACCAGGCCCGGGATATGGGATACCAGGTCTACTGCGTGGGAGGATTCGTGCGCGACATTCTCCTGGGCAGGTCAAATCTGGACGTAGACCTGGTGGTTGAAGGGGATGGAATAAAATTCGCCAGAGCCCTGGCCGAAAAACTGGATGCCCGGGTAAGAGAGCACCAGAAATTCAGAACGGCAGTGATTATCTGCGCTGACGGCCGGAAAATTGACGTAGCCACCGCCAGGCTGGAATATTACGAGCATCCGGCGGCCCTGCCCATGGTGGAACTGTCCTCCATCAAAATGGACCTGTACCGTCGTGATTTCAGCATAAACGCCCTGGCCGTACACTTAAACCCCCAGAATATGGGCAGGCTGGTTGATTTTTTCGGCGGACAGAGGGATTTAAAAGACAAGGTCATCCGGGTGCTGCATTCTCTCAGCTTTGTGGAGGATCCCACCAGGATTGTCAGGGCTATCCGCTTCGAACAACGATTCGGCTTCAGAATCGGGGCCCAGACGGAAAAACTTATTAAAAACGCCCTGGAGTTGAACATATTCCATCAGCTTTCCGGGAGCAGGATTTTCCACGAACTGCAGATGATTTTTGAAGAGGACACCCCCCTGCCCTGCCTCATCAGGATGGAAAATTACGGGCTTTTGAAGCATATCCACCCCATGCTCAAGCTCAGTTCCAATGTAAAGAACATCCTGACCGAGACGGAAAAAGTCATAAACTGGTTCCAGCTTCTTTACCTGGAGGAAAAGATTGACAAGTGGATTCTTTATATGCTCGGCCTGTTGAATCATATAAATGAGGTCCAGGCCGGCATCATCATGCAGCGCTTCAATTTTTCCCAGAAAAAAACCAGGCATATCTTTTCCCTGCGCTCCCAGATAAACAGTGCCATGAGCAGTATTTCCGCCTGGCATCAGGACCAGGGCAAGCTGAGTTCGCTTTATTTTATATTAAACCCCCTGCCCCTGGAAGGGCTTCTTTTCCTCATGGCCAGAGTGCAAAAGGAGGAATTGCGCAAATACGTATCCCATTACATTACCCATCTGCGGGACATCCAGCCCCAGATCTCAGGCAGGGATCTAAAAAAAATGGGGCTTACCCCCGGTCCGGAATTCGGCCGCATCCTGAAGGAACTTAAAGCGGCACAGATTGACGGGGTGGCATGCGACAGGCAGGAACAAAAGGAATGGGTAAGACAGAAAATAGCTGAACAGTCTCTTCAAGGAGGCAAGGAAAAAAGGGCATCCGGGAAGAATTGACTCCCGGATGCCCCTCTACCTGGTCCCTCAGGAATTGAGGATTTCTTTGGCTGTGTTGTCCTGGGCCTCGGTAATAAACGGCAGCCCGGTTTCCATGGCTGTCTCCCGGTTGCCCGCGGCCAGGTCGCCGCGGTCGATTTCTGACAGGGCGAATTTCCTGGAGCCGGCCATAAACTGCTGCAGCCCTGCCTTGAGCTTGTCCGCCATGGTCCAGAAGGCGATGGCTCCAAAGGGTATATCTGCCATTTCATCCTTGCCTACCTTCTTCTGGACATCATAGTAGCCAGCAAAAACCTCCTCCGGAGAAGATCCGAAATCGGAAACGGTCTTGGGAAGCTTATCCCAGTTCCCACCGATTTTTTCTTTTTTCTCCGGCTGGAGTACTCCCTGGATGTTGCTTCCCAGGAATCCGGATATCATAAGAGCCCTGCCCATGCACACCAGCTTGCTGTAAGGGGCGCCCAGGGCTATGGCTTTGAAAATATGGTCCTCCTGGGCAAAACCTCCGGCAAAGGACATGTCCGGGACGTTCTCCCCTTTTTCGTCCAGGATCCGGGCATATTCGTAGGCCTTGGAATGCAGAAGTATGGACGGGACTCCCCAGGACTGCATCATATGCCAGGGGCTCATACCGGTTCCCCCGCCGGCTCCGTCGATGGTCAGCAGGTCGATGTTGTTTTCCCCGGCCAGTTTGATGGCCATGGCCAGGGCCTCCATACCGTAGGCCCCGGTTTTCAGAGTGATGCCTCTGATTCCCAGTCCACGCAGGTACTCTACGGTGGCCTTGAAGTTGCTGCGGATGTCTTCATATTTTTCAAAATCGGTAAATCCCAGGCGGCTGTGCCGGGCAAATGCCTTGATGGAGCCTCTCTTGAATGCTTCCTGCACTTCGCTCAGTTCCGGGTCTGGATCCACCACGTAACCTCTTTTCTTGAGAAAAAGGGCCTGTTCCAGACTGAAGACCTCGATTTCTCCACCGATATCCTTGGCCCCCTGCCCCCACTTGAGCTCTATCAGGACTTTGTCTCCACCGTATTTTTCGGCCACATAGTCAGCCACACGGTTGCGGCCGTCCTCAACATTCAACTGGACCAGCACAGCCCCATGGCCGTCAAAATAACGCATGTAGGTCTGTATTCGACGATCCAGTTCAGGGGCGTCCACAATACGCCCGTTTTTCATCCTGGAATTGCGGTCCACTCCTACCACATTTTCCCCGATGACAATGGGGACACCTACCAGGGAGCAGCCCACTGCAAAGGAGTCCCAGTAGGTCTCCGCAATCTTGGTGGACCCCAGGGCTCCGGTCATGATGGGCATTCTGGCCTGGATTTTCTTTGTTCTGCCAAATGAAGTGCTTACGTCTGCACCGGGAAAAGTGCAATTATCCGGATCATTGCTTACGCCCTGAGGAAGACCGCTTGATCCGTAGTTGTATCCCTGGATGCGCAGGGAATTGTAAGATACCCCCACGTGAGTGGTGTTGTCCGCTCCGGCGGTTACTTTTCCATAATCCCTGGGATAGAGCACTTCCCGGCCCTTGAGGCTGGCAAGCCAGGTTTCGCATTTTCCTGCACAGTCCGCCCTGCAGAGTGTACACAGCCCGGACTCGGCTGGACTGCCCCGGTTGACAGTACCCAAAACGTCATTTGACTTGGAAGCTTTCACTATAACAACCCTCCTTGAATTTTTTCATCTTAAATGTGAGGTAGCATTGGATAACAGAGTTTACGTATGAATTCAGCCTGCACTGCAGGCACAAAGCTCTGCTCCGGCCCGACGAGACAGTCCTTTATCAAAGGGGGCGAGATTACTCAATGGCCAAAACCAAATTTATAGTTACATTTTTGTAAAACTATTTTTATGTCAGAGACGTATGCAGCAAAATAAACTGGCTCAACCAGTCCTTCCTGATCAGAAAAACATGTCTGAGGACCGGGGGGCACTTCAAATCCCCCTTTTCAGCGCTGCAGGGCTTGCATTTTTTGCCGCATTGAATAGGATGCTTTTTTCACGCACAAATCTTTACAAGGTTCTCTCAGGCAAAATCAATATTAAACACTTAAACAATTCACAATGGTTTTAACTTTACTCAAGATTTCACGGGAAGCCGTTCAACCTGTTTTTGATGCGGATGAGATGAGGTTCTGCTGGAAGGTGAACATGCAGCAGTATCTGGATGGGCAGGGAAGACTGGACCCTTTTCTGCCCAGGTCTTCATTTATCATGGCCGATTATTTCGGCAGGATTGTCTGGGTGGCCACAAGGGATGCCACTTTCGGGCCGGTATTCACAGAAATAGGCTGCCGCAGAAGACCGCACAGGTATCCATGCAGGGGGAGACTGGAGATAATCTACGTGGACTACCTCTGTAACGGGCAGATTTACTGGCGTTGCTCCTCCTGCAGCGACAAGGGGATAATAATCGGATGGGAGGGCTCGTGCTGGGACATGATGGCCAGGGAGCCCGGGC contains the following coding sequences:
- a CDS encoding glutamate synthase-related protein encodes the protein MKASKSNDVLGTVNRGSPAESGLCTLCRADCAGKCETWLASLKGREVLYPRDYGKVTAGADNTTHVGVSYNSLRIQGYNYGSSGLPQGVSNDPDNCTFPGADVSTSFGRTKKIQARMPIMTGALGSTKIAETYWDSFAVGCSLVGVPIVIGENVVGVDRNSRMKNGRIVDAPELDRRIQTYMRYFDGHGAVLVQLNVEDGRNRVADYVAEKYGGDKVLIELKWGQGAKDIGGEIEVFSLEQALFLKKRGYVVDPDPELSEVQEAFKRGSIKAFARHSRLGFTDFEKYEDIRSNFKATVEYLRGLGIRGITLKTGAYGMEALAMAIKLAGENNIDLLTIDGAGGGTGMSPWHMMQSWGVPSILLHSKAYEYARILDEKGENVPDMSFAGGFAQEDHIFKAIALGAPYSKLVCMGRALMISGFLGSNIQGVLQPEKKEKIGGNWDKLPKTVSDFGSSPEEVFAGYYDVQKKVGKDEMADIPFGAIAFWTMADKLKAGLQQFMAGSRKFALSEIDRGDLAAGNRETAMETGLPFITEAQDNTAKEILNS
- a CDS encoding CBS domain-containing protein yields the protein MQKKDKLKAPTVITCHVNADFDALSSMIAASKMYPEAVLIFPGSQEKNLKNFFIQSATYLYNFKSFKDIDPESVQRLVVVDTRQKSRVRHVEQLLDKEDLSIHLYDHHPDSEEDLKGDLEEVHPWGSTISVISRLLKDQQIQLTDDEATIMGLGVYEDTGCFTFRSTTTHDFSAASWLLSQGMDLNVVSDLITRDLSAEQVSILNSMLEAATTHKIKGIDVVVTEISLDHYVGDFALLAHKLLDMENIRVLFALGRMHDRVHLVARSRTADVDVGQICSSMGGGGHSFAASANLKHKTLTQVKDELFGLLYSQINPQILVSDLMSRPAVTIEENKSINLASEVMTRFGLKAIPVTDKNGRECVGILEHQLADKAIGHGLGEIPLSEYMISNVFSLTPGDDIYQVMEIIIGQRQRLIPVMENGAITGVVTRTDLINNLINEPARIPESLLPEKKRERNIRRMLKERLPGEIYSLLKSAGHQARDMGYQVYCVGGFVRDILLGRSNLDVDLVVEGDGIKFARALAEKLDARVREHQKFRTAVIICADGRKIDVATARLEYYEHPAALPMVELSSIKMDLYRRDFSINALAVHLNPQNMGRLVDFFGGQRDLKDKVIRVLHSLSFVEDPTRIVRAIRFEQRFGFRIGAQTEKLIKNALELNIFHQLSGSRIFHELQMIFEEDTPLPCLIRMENYGLLKHIHPMLKLSSNVKNILTETEKVINWFQLLYLEEKIDKWILYMLGLLNHINEVQAGIIMQRFNFSQKKTRHIFSLRSQINSAMSSISAWHQDQGKLSSLYFILNPLPLEGLLFLMARVQKEELRKYVSHYITHLRDIQPQISGRDLKKMGLTPGPEFGRILKELKAAQIDGVACDRQEQKEWVRQKIAEQSLQGGKEKRASGKN